The Lewinellaceae bacterium genome has a segment encoding these proteins:
- a CDS encoding FtsW/RodA/SpoVE family cell cycle protein translates to MSTVTARIYAELRGDKAIWAILVLLAIFSILAVYSSTGTLAYRERGGNTEAFLIKHGVIMAGGLFVTYIAHMLHYSKFNRIAPVLLLISVPLLLYTLAFGSDINDARRWIELPFVGITIQSSDFAKLALIIYVARAISAKQDYIKDFNSAFLPIIVPVLIICGLIAPADLSTSVLLFLTCLFMMFVGRVALKYIGVLLLWGIVVFAFLIVIGRFYPNSVRVDTWTNRVEEFMNTPDGGYQVQQAKIAIANGGLVGRGPGNSTQRNFLPSPYSDFIYAIICEEYGLIGGVVVILLYLLLFFRVVRLVTKSPKAFGAIMAIGLSLSMVMQAFANIAVSVHLVPVTGVTLPMISMGGTSMLFTCLAFGIILSVSKYIESVAD, encoded by the coding sequence GTGTCAACAGTAACTGCCAGAATTTATGCTGAATTGAGAGGCGACAAGGCCATCTGGGCCATACTTGTCCTGTTGGCGATATTCTCTATTTTGGCAGTTTACAGTTCAACAGGAACCCTGGCATACAGGGAAAGAGGAGGGAACACAGAGGCGTTTTTGATCAAACACGGCGTAATCATGGCGGGAGGATTGTTCGTCACCTACATTGCGCACATGCTTCATTACTCCAAATTCAACCGGATAGCGCCTGTGTTATTGTTGATCTCGGTACCACTGCTTTTGTACACGCTGGCTTTCGGGTCTGATATCAATGACGCAAGAAGATGGATAGAATTGCCTTTTGTAGGTATAACCATTCAATCTTCCGATTTTGCAAAACTGGCGCTGATCATTTATGTGGCGAGGGCAATTTCTGCAAAACAGGATTATATAAAGGATTTTAACAGTGCCTTTTTACCCATTATTGTTCCGGTGTTGATCATCTGCGGATTGATCGCCCCGGCAGATTTGTCCACATCAGTGCTGCTGTTTTTGACTTGTCTGTTCATGATGTTTGTTGGGCGTGTGGCGTTGAAATACATTGGTGTGTTATTGTTGTGGGGTATAGTGGTTTTTGCCTTCCTGATCGTAATCGGGAGATTCTATCCCAATAGTGTCCGGGTAGATACCTGGACAAACAGGGTGGAAGAATTTATGAATACACCGGATGGTGGCTACCAGGTGCAACAGGCTAAAATTGCCATTGCTAATGGAGGACTGGTCGGTAGAGGACCGGGCAATAGTACCCAGCGTAATTTTTTGCCCTCCCCTTATTCCGATTTTATTTACGCCATCATTTGTGAGGAATACGGACTTATTGGAGGCGTTGTGGTGATTTTACTTTACCTGTTGCTCTTTTTCAGGGTGGTCAGGTTGGTCACGAAGAGCCCCAAAGCATTTGGGGCAATCATGGCAATAGGATTGAGTTTGAGTATGGTTATGCAGGCTTTTGCAAATATTGCGGTTTCTGTCCACCTGGTACCTGTAACCGGGGTAACCCTGCCCATGATTAGTATGGGGGGAACTTCAATGTTGTTTACATGTCTTGCATTTGGGATTATATTGAGCGTAAGTAAATATATTGAATCCGTTGCCGACTAA
- the murD gene encoding UDP-N-acetylmuramoyl-L-alanine--D-glutamate ligase, whose protein sequence is MEGKKIVILGGGESGVGAALLAKKKGFEVFVSDKGKIAEKFKNELLKNSIPYEESWHTWERIVAADLVIKSPGIPEKAPVVKKLLGMGKPVISEIEFASRYVKGTVVGITGSNGKTTTTLLIGHLLKTAGLDVTVAGNIGKSFARCLTEKMTEYWVLELSSFQLDGIVEFRPDVALLLNITPDHLDRYENEMSNYIRSKFRITMNQDSKDVFCYNMDDRDITDYLENNPSKAQAKGISMEMVKGHKFVLEGSEFDLGESSLRGIHNVMNAAFATYAAKRCGVADKIIGKALKTFVPLAHRLESFATINGIEYVNDSKATNIDAVYYGLHAMEKPVVWIVGGQDKGNDYHRLFDLVEEKVKAIVCMGVDNYKLLDAFLPFGIPIVETRSAGEAVRAATGFAEQGDVVLLSPACASFDLFNNYEDRGNQFRNQVLKLKERN, encoded by the coding sequence ATGGAAGGCAAAAAAATAGTAATCCTGGGTGGTGGAGAAAGTGGGGTAGGAGCAGCTTTACTGGCCAAAAAAAAAGGATTTGAGGTTTTTGTTTCTGATAAAGGAAAAATAGCGGAGAAGTTCAAAAACGAACTGCTTAAAAACAGCATTCCGTACGAGGAAAGCTGGCATACCTGGGAAAGAATAGTCGCGGCAGACCTGGTGATCAAGAGCCCGGGCATACCTGAAAAAGCACCAGTGGTAAAAAAACTGCTGGGAATGGGTAAGCCCGTTATTTCTGAGATCGAATTTGCTTCGAGATATGTGAAAGGGACGGTCGTCGGCATAACAGGTAGTAATGGAAAAACAACCACTACTTTGCTTATTGGGCACCTGCTGAAAACAGCAGGACTGGATGTGACGGTAGCCGGGAATATTGGAAAAAGCTTTGCCAGGTGTTTGACAGAAAAAATGACCGAATACTGGGTACTCGAATTGAGTAGCTTTCAGTTGGATGGAATTGTCGAGTTCAGACCCGACGTCGCCCTTCTGCTGAATATTACCCCCGATCACTTGGATCGGTACGAAAATGAAATGAGCAACTACATACGATCCAAGTTCAGGATTACCATGAACCAGGATAGTAAGGATGTTTTCTGTTATAATATGGATGACCGGGACATTACAGATTATCTGGAAAACAATCCTTCCAAAGCTCAGGCGAAAGGCATTTCAATGGAAATGGTCAAAGGACACAAATTTGTTTTGGAAGGATCTGAATTTGATCTTGGGGAAAGCAGTTTGAGAGGAATTCATAATGTGATGAATGCCGCTTTTGCCACCTATGCCGCAAAAAGATGTGGTGTAGCCGATAAAATAATCGGGAAAGCACTCAAAACCTTTGTTCCGCTGGCACATCGGCTCGAGAGTTTTGCCACCATCAACGGCATTGAGTATGTGAATGACAGTAAAGCCACGAATATTGATGCAGTTTATTACGGACTGCACGCCATGGAAAAACCGGTGGTCTGGATCGTGGGAGGACAGGATAAGGGCAACGATTATCACAGACTGTTTGACCTGGTGGAAGAAAAAGTGAAAGCCATTGTGTGTATGGGGGTGGATAATTATAAGCTGCTCGACGCTTTTTTACCCTTTGGCATTCCTATTGTGGAAACGAGAAGCGCGGGGGAAGCGGTAAGGGCCGCTACAGGTTTTGCGGAGCAGGGGGATGTCGTTTTGTTGTCCCCTGCTTGTGCCAGTTTTGACCTGTTTAACAATTATGAAGACCGGGGCAATCAATTTAGAAACCAGGTATTGAAACTTAAGGAAAGAAATTAA
- a CDS encoding phospho-N-acetylmuramoyl-pentapeptide-transferase produces the protein MLIEITDWLNEVFGKLPGTGMLNYISFRAGVAMVLSLIISMLFGKKIIEKLRRLQVGETVRELGLEGQKEKEGTPTMGGLIIILAILVPSLIMAKLDNVYIILMLLATVWMGFIGFMDDYIKVFKKNKKGLKGRTKLLGQLGLGLIIAVTMLMHRDIVVEMSTQEAMELGISDSKVSDVVVDGKVIESKGNYKTGLTNIPFVKGNNLDYSKILSKSSSGMGWWAWLIFVPLVVVIVMGVSNGANLTDGLDGLATGISGIIGATLGILAYVSGNAIAANYLNILHLPGAGELVIYAACFVGATIGFLWYNSFPASIFMGDTGSLTLGGIIAAMAIVLRKELLIPILCGVFLMENISVMLQVAYFKYTKKRYGEGRRIFQMAPLHHHYQKLGMAETKIVTRFWIVGILLAVLTIITLKIR, from the coding sequence ATGTTAATAGAAATTACGGATTGGTTAAATGAAGTATTCGGAAAATTGCCGGGAACGGGAATGCTGAATTATATTTCATTTCGAGCCGGAGTTGCCATGGTTTTATCCCTCATTATTTCCATGTTATTCGGCAAAAAGATCATTGAAAAGTTGAGACGCCTTCAGGTCGGAGAAACCGTTAGAGAACTCGGACTGGAAGGGCAGAAAGAAAAAGAAGGTACACCTACCATGGGGGGGCTGATCATCATCCTGGCGATCCTTGTTCCGAGCCTGATCATGGCAAAACTGGATAATGTTTACATCATTTTGATGTTGCTGGCCACCGTTTGGATGGGTTTTATCGGTTTCATGGACGACTATATTAAGGTCTTCAAAAAGAATAAAAAAGGCCTCAAGGGAAGAACCAAACTTTTGGGGCAGCTGGGACTTGGACTGATCATCGCTGTGACCATGTTGATGCATAGAGATATTGTCGTTGAAATGTCTACCCAGGAAGCGATGGAATTGGGTATCAGCGACTCGAAAGTCAGTGACGTAGTGGTGGATGGAAAAGTAATTGAAAGTAAGGGTAATTATAAAACGGGGTTGACGAATATCCCCTTTGTGAAAGGGAACAACCTCGATTATTCCAAAATACTGTCTAAAAGTAGCAGTGGAATGGGATGGTGGGCCTGGTTGATCTTTGTACCGCTGGTAGTAGTTATCGTGATGGGCGTTTCCAACGGAGCTAATTTGACAGATGGTTTAGACGGACTGGCTACCGGAATCTCCGGGATCATTGGCGCAACATTGGGTATTTTGGCTTATGTGTCGGGGAATGCGATTGCGGCTAATTATCTCAATATTCTCCATTTGCCGGGAGCAGGCGAATTGGTGATTTATGCGGCTTGTTTTGTTGGAGCAACCATTGGCTTTTTGTGGTACAACTCTTTTCCGGCGTCCATTTTTATGGGTGACACGGGGAGTCTGACACTCGGGGGAATTATAGCGGCCATGGCGATAGTGCTGAGAAAAGAATTGTTGATTCCCATTTTATGCGGGGTCTTCCTGATGGAAAATATTTCAGTAATGCTCCAGGTGGCTTATTTCAAGTACACCAAAAAGAGGTATGGTGAAGGACGCAGGATATTTCAAATGGCGCCACTGCACCATCACTACCAAAAACTAGGGATGGCTGAAACAAAGATTGTCACCCGATTCTGGATCGTAGGGATATTGCTGGCGGTATTGACCATCATAACCCTGAAGATCAGGTAA
- a CDS encoding UDP-N-acetylmuramoyl-L-alanyl-D-glutamate--2,6-diaminopimelate ligase yields the protein MKLQELLRDLPGVKVEGATDKEILNIEFDSRKAGRESLFVAVKGVNADGHDFIEKAIKNGAEVIVAERIMEKRDPKVTWIIVGNSAAALGRLAAAFYGHPSKKLKLVGVTGTNGKTTVATLLYRLFSDMGYKTGLLSTIENKIGAMVLDATHTTPDAVALNALLSEMVEAGCDYAFMEVSSHAIWQSRIAGVTFTGAIFTNLTHDHLDYHKTFKAYIEAKKKFFDDLPKSAFALVNVDDKRGNVMVQNTAAKIYRYSLHNLVDFKAKIIENSLKGLHLELDNTEFFSRLIGDFNAYNLLAVYGTARLLGFDKLEVMQALSNLKTAEGRFDYVMDEKGDRIGIVDYAHTPDALEKVLHTIFELRQNDVKIITVFGCGGDRDRTKRPKMAKVAADYSDQVILTSDNPRSEEPAAIIREMEEGLPAYGKHKALSIEDRKNAIKTACRLAQKGDIVLIAGKGHEKYQEIKGVKYPFDDKKILKEAFMDF from the coding sequence ATGAAATTGCAGGAATTGCTGCGCGATCTGCCGGGAGTCAAAGTGGAAGGCGCAACAGATAAAGAAATACTAAATATCGAGTTTGATTCTCGAAAAGCCGGACGGGAAAGCCTGTTCGTGGCGGTGAAAGGAGTGAATGCAGATGGGCACGATTTTATTGAAAAAGCCATTAAAAATGGTGCGGAGGTTATTGTTGCGGAGCGGATAATGGAAAAAAGGGACCCAAAGGTAACCTGGATCATTGTTGGCAACAGTGCAGCCGCTTTAGGCCGACTCGCTGCTGCATTTTACGGGCATCCGTCCAAAAAGTTGAAGCTGGTCGGTGTTACCGGTACCAACGGAAAAACCACCGTAGCTACTTTGTTGTACAGGCTTTTTTCGGACATGGGATATAAAACCGGGCTGCTTTCCACCATTGAAAATAAAATAGGGGCGATGGTGTTGGATGCAACCCATACGACTCCCGATGCTGTCGCGCTTAATGCTTTGTTGTCGGAAATGGTAGAAGCAGGTTGTGATTATGCTTTTATGGAAGTCAGTTCACATGCCATTTGGCAATCGAGGATCGCAGGGGTAACATTCACAGGAGCCATTTTTACGAATCTGACTCATGACCACCTGGATTATCACAAAACTTTTAAGGCCTATATAGAGGCGAAGAAGAAGTTTTTTGACGATTTACCCAAATCAGCCTTTGCGTTGGTCAATGTAGATGATAAGAGAGGGAATGTGATGGTGCAAAATACTGCGGCTAAAATTTACCGCTATAGTTTGCATAACCTGGTGGATTTTAAAGCAAAAATCATAGAGAATAGCCTAAAGGGGTTACATCTCGAACTTGACAATACGGAATTTTTCAGCAGGCTGATAGGCGATTTTAATGCCTATAACCTGTTGGCTGTTTATGGAACGGCCCGTCTGCTTGGATTTGATAAATTGGAGGTGATGCAGGCTCTGAGTAATTTGAAAACAGCTGAGGGACGCTTCGATTACGTCATGGACGAAAAAGGAGACCGGATAGGGATCGTTGATTATGCCCATACCCCTGATGCCCTGGAAAAAGTACTCCATACTATTTTCGAGTTGCGGCAGAATGACGTAAAGATCATTACCGTATTCGGGTGTGGAGGAGACAGGGATCGGACTAAACGACCAAAAATGGCCAAGGTGGCTGCAGATTACAGCGATCAGGTGATCCTGACCTCCGATAATCCCCGGTCTGAAGAACCGGCTGCGATCATCAGGGAAATGGAGGAAGGGTTACCCGCTTACGGAAAACACAAAGCCCTCAGTATTGAAGATCGGAAAAACGCAATTAAAACAGCTTGCCGCCTTGCACAAAAGGGAGATATCGTGTTGATCGCGGGAAAAGGGCACGAAAAATATCAGGAGATTAAAGGGGTGAAATACCCGTTTGATGACAAAAAGATACTCAAGGAAGCATTTATGGATTTTTAA
- a CDS encoding transpeptidase family protein: MDNKNEVLYRVYIVLFGLMVPMALMLVFKTYQISIQEAEHWVAIGEDNYIDEREIEAERGNIMAGDGSLLATSVPFFDIYFDPFTASKEDYFNNLDTLAHCLANYVDNTLTVGGFKEFLKDLRDTTVNSNRHVLLKSKVSYYEKRSIETFPLFNLGRYKSGLIAEKRSERKRPFGILARRTVGYVRETAQDVGLEGYYDEALGGKPGKQVMIRVDRKRDLWMPVEDLTEIEPKSGDDILTTIDVNIQDIAERALLKGMKNYEAEWGTAIVMDVKTGEIKGIANLGKIDDKMEWYELYNYAIGRATEPGSTFKLATIMALLEDGFVTLEDSIDIENGTTSFYDIVMEDASHQSTKLDTITVRKAFEMSSNVGMAKLVEKFYGERTPANDNKGAELFIEKIKQFNLHLPTGIEIEGEANPFVKEAYSDSSQWSGITLPWMSTGYEVKVTPLQLLTFYNAVANNGKLMRPMLVREIQRFGAPVEKFKPTVVKQEIASRKTIEQVHQLLEGVVKRGTAYKWKSDRYNFAGKTGTAQVDYNRSSKGTRVRGYQASFAGYFPAENPVYSCIVVINKPRKGGIYGSDVALPIFREIADKCFDSLIELYEPMNKGPKPVLSVNLLPTRSIGEKEDMKKVFNYLKMPFYGDPETQMVALQARRDSLLFERRTIRDDLVPNVVGMGLRDALYVMENLGLKVNINGVGKVVQQSIIPGTKPKGQTVILTLN; the protein is encoded by the coding sequence ATGGACAACAAAAATGAAGTCTTATACAGGGTTTATATTGTACTGTTTGGCCTCATGGTGCCAATGGCTCTTATGCTGGTTTTTAAAACATACCAGATCAGTATTCAGGAAGCTGAACATTGGGTGGCCATTGGAGAAGACAACTACATTGACGAAAGAGAAATTGAAGCTGAAAGAGGTAATATAATGGCCGGTGACGGCAGCCTTCTGGCTACTTCAGTACCGTTCTTTGACATATATTTCGATCCGTTTACGGCATCCAAGGAAGATTATTTCAATAATCTCGACACCCTTGCACATTGTCTGGCCAATTACGTGGACAATACCTTAACGGTGGGTGGTTTTAAAGAATTTTTGAAGGATCTCAGGGATACTACCGTTAATTCCAACAGGCATGTTTTACTGAAATCCAAAGTGTCCTACTACGAAAAGCGAAGTATAGAGACCTTTCCTTTGTTTAACCTTGGTCGGTATAAAAGCGGGTTAATCGCTGAAAAACGAAGCGAACGGAAAAGACCCTTTGGCATTCTCGCCCGCCGTACCGTTGGTTACGTCCGGGAAACGGCCCAGGATGTAGGACTAGAAGGGTATTATGATGAGGCTTTGGGCGGAAAACCGGGTAAACAGGTAATGATCAGGGTGGACCGGAAGCGTGATCTGTGGATGCCGGTAGAGGACCTTACGGAAATCGAGCCTAAAAGCGGTGATGATATTCTGACCACTATTGATGTGAATATCCAGGATATTGCCGAAAGGGCCTTGTTGAAAGGGATGAAGAATTACGAGGCGGAATGGGGGACAGCCATTGTCATGGACGTTAAGACCGGGGAAATAAAAGGCATTGCCAATCTCGGGAAAATAGACGATAAAATGGAATGGTACGAGCTTTACAATTACGCAATAGGCCGTGCTACTGAACCAGGATCAACCTTTAAACTTGCCACCATCATGGCTCTCCTGGAAGATGGTTTCGTAACCCTGGAAGATTCAATAGACATTGAAAATGGAACGACGTCTTTTTACGACATTGTCATGGAAGATGCCTCGCACCAAAGTACCAAGCTGGATACCATTACCGTAAGGAAAGCTTTTGAAATGTCTTCAAATGTCGGGATGGCGAAGCTGGTTGAAAAATTTTACGGGGAGCGTACCCCCGCCAATGATAATAAAGGAGCAGAACTGTTCATTGAAAAAATAAAGCAATTCAATTTGCACCTGCCAACGGGCATAGAAATTGAAGGAGAGGCAAACCCCTTTGTAAAGGAAGCCTATAGCGACAGTAGTCAATGGAGTGGAATTACATTGCCTTGGATGTCAACAGGTTACGAGGTTAAAGTTACGCCCCTTCAATTGTTGACATTTTACAATGCTGTGGCGAACAACGGCAAATTAATGCGACCAATGTTGGTCAGGGAAATTCAGCGTTTTGGAGCACCTGTGGAAAAATTTAAACCCACCGTGGTGAAACAGGAAATCGCCTCCCGGAAAACCATCGAACAGGTTCATCAGCTTTTGGAAGGCGTTGTCAAAAGAGGCACCGCTTATAAATGGAAGTCTGACCGCTACAATTTTGCGGGAAAAACGGGTACGGCCCAGGTCGATTACAACCGTTCCAGTAAAGGAACAAGGGTCAGAGGTTACCAGGCTTCATTTGCCGGGTATTTCCCAGCCGAAAATCCTGTTTATTCCTGCATAGTGGTAATCAACAAACCCCGGAAAGGCGGGATCTACGGCAGTGATGTGGCGCTCCCAATATTCAGGGAGATAGCTGACAAGTGTTTCGATTCACTCATCGAATTGTATGAGCCGATGAATAAAGGCCCCAAGCCGGTGTTGAGTGTAAACTTGCTGCCTACCAGAAGTATCGGAGAAAAGGAAGATATGAAAAAGGTGTTTAATTATTTGAAAATGCCTTTTTATGGCGATCCTGAAACTCAAATGGTAGCCTTACAGGCCAGGCGGGACAGTTTGTTATTTGAAAGAAGAACCATCCGTGATGATTTGGTGCCGAATGTTGTGGGAATGGGATTGAGAGACGCTTTGTATGTTATGGAAAATCTCGGGTTGAAAGTAAATATCAATGGAGTCGGAAAAGTCGTTCAACAGTCCATTATTCCGGGAACCAAACCCAAAGGACAAACGGTAATACTGACATTGAATTGA
- the rsmH gene encoding 16S rRNA (cytosine(1402)-N(4))-methyltransferase RsmH encodes MIPYHIPVLAKESIDALNIKPKGVYVDATFGGGGHSKLILDKLDTDSRLIGFDQDEDALANVIDDDRFTFVHHNFRFLKRFLKLHGIRKVDGILADLGVSSHQLDEAERGFSYRFDAKLDMRMNQQSGENAADLLNTLNAEALQNLFSLYGEVRNSKMLASAIVAKRQASSIRTIGDFLAVLDPLIRGQRNRYLAQVFQALRIAVNDEMGALADFFQQAGEVLNPGGRLVVITYHSIEDRLTKRLLKTGNVEGTVEKDFYGNINKPFKVMTKKAIVPTPEEIKRNPRSRSAKLRIGEMG; translated from the coding sequence ATGATACCTTATCACATTCCGGTATTGGCAAAAGAAAGTATTGACGCACTCAATATAAAACCTAAAGGGGTTTATGTGGATGCTACCTTCGGGGGCGGAGGGCATTCAAAATTGATACTTGATAAATTAGACACAGATAGTCGCTTGATTGGATTTGATCAGGATGAAGACGCACTTGCAAACGTGATAGATGATGACCGGTTTACTTTTGTACACCATAATTTCAGGTTCTTAAAACGATTCCTGAAACTCCATGGTATTCGTAAAGTAGATGGCATCCTCGCAGACCTTGGGGTTTCTTCCCACCAGCTCGACGAAGCAGAGCGTGGCTTTTCCTATCGATTTGATGCTAAACTCGACATGAGGATGAATCAGCAGTCCGGTGAAAACGCCGCTGATTTATTGAATACACTGAATGCAGAAGCATTGCAAAACCTCTTCAGCCTTTACGGTGAGGTGCGCAATTCTAAAATGCTGGCCAGTGCCATTGTCGCCAAAAGACAAGCTTCTTCTATAAGAACAATTGGGGACTTCCTTGCCGTCCTGGATCCTTTAATCAGGGGCCAGCGGAACAGATACCTCGCCCAGGTTTTTCAGGCATTGCGTATTGCTGTCAATGATGAAATGGGGGCGCTGGCTGATTTTTTCCAACAGGCAGGAGAAGTATTAAACCCCGGAGGACGGTTAGTTGTGATCACATACCATTCAATCGAAGATCGACTAACAAAAAGATTGCTTAAAACAGGGAACGTGGAAGGAACGGTGGAAAAGGATTTTTATGGAAATATCAATAAGCCTTTTAAGGTAATGACCAAAAAGGCAATCGTGCCCACTCCCGAAGAAATTAAACGCAATCCGCGTTCAAGAAGTGCAAAATTGCGAATCGGGGAAATGGGCTAA
- the mraZ gene encoding division/cell wall cluster transcriptional repressor MraZ has translation MKQLLGEYDCKLDAKGRMRLPSGLIAQLGEGEKHKFVINRGFEKCLMLYPEAVWTKISAEVDQLNLYNKKNRDFVRYFYRGAQELMMDGAERILLPKRLLEYAGIDKDVVLSAYNGRIEIWTKDEYDNLLDEEPADFSDLANDVLGNAANEEEA, from the coding sequence ATCAAACAACTTCTTGGAGAATACGACTGCAAACTGGACGCCAAAGGGCGCATGCGGTTACCGAGTGGTTTGATCGCTCAGCTGGGGGAAGGTGAAAAACATAAGTTTGTCATCAACCGTGGTTTTGAGAAGTGTTTGATGTTATACCCGGAAGCGGTTTGGACCAAGATATCGGCGGAAGTGGATCAACTCAATTTGTACAACAAAAAAAACAGGGACTTTGTACGGTATTTTTACCGCGGAGCCCAAGAGTTGATGATGGACGGTGCTGAAAGGATTTTACTGCCCAAAAGGTTGCTCGAATATGCAGGCATTGATAAAGATGTCGTGCTTTCGGCTTACAATGGCAGGATTGAGATTTGGACCAAAGACGAATACGATAATCTTCTGGATGAAGAGCCAGCTGATTTTTCAGATCTGGCCAACGATGTGCTGGGTAATGCAGCAAATGAAGAGGAGGCATAA
- the queE gene encoding 7-carboxy-7-deazaguanine synthase: MYKVKEIFYSLQGEGAQAGRPAVFCRFTGCNLWSGREADRHKAVCRFCDTNFVGIDGNNGGQYEAAALVQKVLSLWPVGRAGKPLVICTGGEPLLQLDETLINAFHEKNIEVAVETNGTVKPPRGIDWLCVSPKAGAALVITSGDELKLVFPQKEQEAQPDQFTHLQFSRFYLQPMDGPDLVENTQLTLAYCLEHPQWNMSIQVHKILGIE, from the coding sequence TTGTATAAGGTCAAAGAAATATTCTATAGTCTGCAGGGGGAAGGCGCACAGGCCGGCCGGCCGGCCGTTTTTTGCCGCTTTACGGGATGCAACCTGTGGAGTGGGAGGGAAGCCGACCGCCACAAGGCTGTTTGCCGGTTTTGTGATACGAACTTCGTAGGTATTGACGGAAATAACGGGGGGCAGTACGAAGCAGCGGCTCTGGTGCAAAAGGTATTGTCGCTTTGGCCTGTTGGCCGGGCCGGTAAACCTTTGGTGATTTGCACGGGCGGAGAACCCCTGCTGCAACTGGATGAAACTTTGATCAATGCTTTCCATGAAAAAAATATAGAAGTAGCGGTAGAGACCAATGGCACGGTAAAACCACCTCGCGGGATCGACTGGCTTTGCGTAAGTCCAAAAGCCGGGGCAGCACTGGTCATCACCTCCGGAGATGAACTCAAGCTGGTGTTTCCCCAGAAAGAGCAAGAAGCCCAACCGGATCAATTTACCCATCTTCAATTTTCCAGGTTCTATCTTCAGCCAATGGACGGCCCAGATCTTGTTGAAAATACCCAATTGACTTTAGCATATTGCCTGGAGCACCCGCAGTGGAACATGAGCATACAGGTTCATAAAATATTGGGTATTGAATAA
- a CDS encoding ketoacyl-ACP synthase III, whose translation MLRTKIAGIGYYVPEKVVTNDDLAKVMDTSDEWIQERTGIRERRYAEKHKETTASIGAKAARKAIENAGIQKEDIDFIIFATLSPDYFFPGCGVLMQRELGITGMEAGALDIRNQCSGFIYGLSVGDQFVKTGMYKNILVVGAEVHSMGLDFSTRGRNVTVIFGDGAGAVILQPTEAENQGILTTHLHSDGTYAEKLAFISPGAHGGYHNDKLEAPIDYDFSDAEYGEIFMNQNMLDKGLLYPDMDGQFVFKFAVTKFPEVINEALTKVNLTTEDIDMLIPHQANLRISTFVQRRLKLPDEKIWNNIQKYGNTTAASIPIALAEAVESDAVKRGDLVCLAAFGSGFTWGSALLRW comes from the coding sequence ATGTTGCGAACTAAAATTGCGGGAATAGGGTATTACGTGCCGGAAAAGGTAGTCACCAATGACGACCTGGCAAAGGTGATGGATACTTCAGATGAATGGATACAGGAACGTACTGGCATCAGAGAGCGCAGGTATGCTGAAAAGCATAAGGAAACCACAGCTTCCATAGGAGCCAAGGCGGCACGAAAAGCCATTGAAAATGCCGGAATTCAGAAAGAGGATATTGACTTTATCATTTTTGCTACCCTCAGTCCGGATTATTTTTTCCCGGGATGTGGTGTGCTGATGCAAAGAGAACTTGGTATTACCGGGATGGAGGCTGGAGCACTGGATATTCGTAACCAATGTTCCGGTTTTATCTATGGATTATCCGTGGGGGATCAATTCGTCAAAACAGGGATGTACAAAAATATTTTGGTAGTAGGAGCTGAGGTGCATTCAATGGGATTGGATTTTTCTACCCGAGGCAGAAACGTCACCGTGATTTTTGGCGATGGGGCCGGTGCTGTAATCCTTCAGCCCACTGAAGCGGAAAACCAGGGTATTTTGACTACCCACTTGCATTCTGATGGCACCTATGCCGAAAAACTCGCTTTTATCAGCCCGGGGGCTCATGGCGGTTATCACAATGATAAACTGGAAGCGCCAATAGATTATGATTTTTCTGATGCGGAGTATGGTGAAATTTTTATGAACCAGAATATGTTGGATAAAGGCCTGCTTTATCCGGATATGGATGGCCAGTTTGTATTCAAATTTGCGGTAACCAAGTTCCCGGAAGTGATCAATGAGGCCTTGACCAAGGTCAATCTGACTACCGAAGACATCGATATGCTCATTCCCCACCAGGCTAATTTGAGGATAAGCACTTTTGTTCAAAGAAGACTCAAACTGCCTGATGAAAAAATATGGAACAATATCCAGAAATACGGAAATACTACGGCAGCTTCCATCCCTATTGCTCTGGCGGAGGCCGTCGAATCCGATGCCGTCAAGAGAGGAGACCTGGTTTGCCTGGCTGCTTTCGGAAGTGGGTTTACCTGGGGGTCTGCCTTGTTGAGGTGGTAG